A stretch of Terriglobales bacterium DNA encodes these proteins:
- a CDS encoding PaaI family thioesterase: MSTLRHGRGHDTALVKIPRNYCFGCGQDNPDGMRLRFHYDEKRHRFVGRFRLPRRYQGPPGHAHGGIIATLLDEAMGKVNKLRSVIALTRNMRVEYLKPVPLGKPIIVEGYERSVRGRRHLNAAHILNEQGDVLARSTGVFIAIDPGQFMAFQRRGR, translated from the coding sequence ACCGCGCTCGTCAAGATTCCGCGCAACTACTGCTTTGGCTGCGGCCAGGACAATCCCGACGGCATGCGCCTGCGCTTCCACTATGACGAGAAGCGACACCGCTTCGTGGGCCGCTTCCGCCTGCCGCGCCGCTACCAGGGCCCTCCCGGCCACGCCCACGGCGGCATCATCGCCACGCTCCTCGACGAAGCCATGGGCAAGGTCAACAAATTGCGCTCCGTCATCGCGCTCACCCGCAACATGCGCGTGGAGTATCTGAAACCCGTGCCGCTGGGCAAGCCGATCATCGTGGAAGGCTACGAACGCAGCGTCCGCGGACGGCGCCACCTGAACGCCGCGCACATCCTCAATGAACAGGGCGACGTGCTGGCGCGCAGCACCGGCGTGTTCATTGCGATCGATCCAGGACAGTTCATGGCTTTTCAACGCCGAGGACGCTGA
- the pdxS gene encoding pyridoxal 5'-phosphate synthase lyase subunit PdxS: MADNNGNKSFNPGDTGLRLKTGLAEMLKGGVIMDVTNAEQASIAEKAGAVAVMALERVPAQIRAEGGVARMASPKKIREIMDAVSIPVMAKCRIGHFAEAQVLQELGVDYIDESEVLTPADEAHHVDKHAFKVPFVCGARNLGEALRRIAEGAAMIRTKGEAGTGDVVHAVKHMRSIVQEMKILTVLGEEELYAKAKEHQAPYELVRIVARDGKLPVPNFSAGGIATPADASLVMQLGAEAVFVGSGIFMADSVNFCPPDEAYRRARAIVLATTHYQDPKVLLEVSRDVPSSMKGLAVGAMSEADMLQTRGW; the protein is encoded by the coding sequence ATGGCGGACAACAACGGCAACAAAAGCTTCAATCCCGGCGACACCGGGTTGCGCCTGAAGACCGGCCTGGCCGAGATGCTGAAGGGCGGCGTCATCATGGATGTCACCAACGCCGAGCAGGCTTCCATCGCCGAGAAGGCTGGCGCCGTCGCCGTCATGGCGCTGGAGCGCGTGCCGGCGCAGATCCGCGCCGAGGGCGGCGTGGCCCGCATGGCCTCGCCGAAAAAAATCCGCGAGATCATGGACGCCGTCTCCATTCCCGTCATGGCCAAGTGCCGCATCGGCCACTTCGCCGAGGCGCAGGTTCTCCAGGAACTCGGGGTTGATTACATTGACGAGTCCGAGGTCCTCACCCCCGCCGACGAGGCGCATCACGTGGACAAACACGCCTTCAAGGTCCCGTTCGTGTGCGGCGCGCGCAATCTGGGCGAGGCCCTGCGGCGCATCGCCGAGGGCGCAGCCATGATCCGCACCAAAGGCGAGGCCGGCACGGGCGACGTGGTCCACGCCGTCAAACACATGCGCTCGATCGTGCAGGAGATGAAGATCCTCACCGTGCTCGGTGAGGAAGAACTCTACGCCAAGGCCAAGGAACACCAGGCCCCTTACGAGCTGGTGCGCATCGTCGCCCGCGACGGCAAGCTGCCGGTGCCGAACTTCTCAGCCGGCGGCATTGCGACGCCCGCAGACGCGTCGCTGGTTATGCAACTCGGCGCCGAGGCCGTGTTCGTCGGCTCCGGCATTTTCATGGCGGATTCGGTCAATTTCTGCCCGCCCGATGAAGCCTATCGCCGCGCCAGGGCCATCGTGCTGGCGACGACGCACTATCAAGACCCTAAAGTATTACTTGAAGTGTCGCGGGACGTGCCCAGCTCGATGAAGGGCCTCGCCGTCGGCGCCATGAGCGAGGCCGACATGTTGCAAACGCGAGGCTGGTAA
- the pdxT gene encoding pyridoxal 5'-phosphate synthase glutaminase subunit PdxT, whose translation MTVGVLALQGDFDAHRRRLEQLGAQVVLVRKAEQLDNLDALIIPGGESSTFLKLLGAEFERRLRDFVRSKPTFGTCAGAILLAREVTGPEQQSLGALDIGVRRNAYGRQVDSAIHTAETSLPGGPLEAVFIRAPKIERVGKEVEVLAREGNDPVLVRQGKVMAATFHPELSADTRVHAEFLKLVR comes from the coding sequence ATGACGGTTGGTGTTCTCGCACTGCAAGGCGACTTCGACGCGCATCGCCGCCGGCTCGAGCAGCTCGGGGCCCAGGTCGTCCTGGTGCGCAAGGCGGAACAACTCGACAACCTCGACGCTCTCATCATCCCCGGCGGAGAATCGTCCACATTCCTGAAGCTTCTCGGTGCGGAATTTGAGCGCAGGCTGCGCGATTTCGTGCGCTCGAAACCGACGTTCGGCACATGCGCCGGCGCAATTCTGCTCGCGCGTGAGGTGACCGGGCCCGAACAGCAGAGCCTGGGCGCGCTCGACATCGGCGTGCGGCGCAACGCCTACGGCCGCCAGGTCGACAGCGCCATCCACACCGCCGAAACTTCCCTGCCCGGCGGCCCGCTCGAAGCCGTCTTCATCCGCGCTCCCAAGATCGAGCGCGTTGGGAAAGAGGTGGAAGTCCTCGCGCGCGAAGGCAACGATCCGGTTCTCGTCCGCCAGGGCAAGGTCATGGCGGCCACGTTTCATCCCGAGCTGAGCGCAGACACGCGGGTGCACGCAGAGTTCCTGAAGCTGGTTCGCTGA